A region from the Corallococcus caeni genome encodes:
- a CDS encoding DNA repair ATPase, which produces MATDSSKTPGTQVPGGEATLEGGSYEVIRARLHSQADALATQANDLNARRKALFGGTELTVIGNERVRTENNCVPRDIVSVGKYLLFGYNVFIGLKKETNVSDVFSLHRFEKTAEGFDLSAVPPTEAGGFLADPRFVKDFGELYKYYKDAKLLQLRRRDSRLLAVFQTGQSARDLKVFRFNVDVEGRATYVDNQGERDHVYPPSHDFEWTVASREQYVLGQHPHVNVLDQVFVETVKGDLTVKVENNTATGRGIYSEPVDDPDQSLDDAEFAWTQVGGLILLRILPFREKAYRYLVFNSRTQHVVRIDAIGQSCVRLPEDQGIVFPGGYYLQTGDYKVFDGASEGMEFHQAVRSPNGEDVLYVFHRRDDGAYMLFPYNLVRKEVQTPLQANGMSLFADGGLVVFRATSQEPTRVHPMQVWQTPFVSDEHAAKLPPAPGYLGKVGNAELVRGISDALTLPRVAKTDKPTRRTYEDLVSAATRALDAYYWLSHAEVGLQEPIELLRRTSELIIDEFEKVLAMRKRAEESLAQASQAQETLLLNAQPEGLTDAEGFMRALADLRRHRGHLITLKDVRYMDLGRVDALEQAVVAASDAVSTACVDFLQKGEALQPLATRLDGLMERLEPLTTTAELAPLAEDVERTGQGLEVLGEVVGGLQVGDPLARARILEGISELFSRLNRVRAGLQAKRKELSGKEKRAEFGAQFKLLGQSIENALSQADSPEKCDEALSKLTVLLEELEGRFGEFDEFLGQITQKREELLEAFGARKQALVDERQRRASGLFGAAERILQGVQRRAKSFKADDELNAYFASDAMILKLRQLAEQLLALQDSVRADEVLSRVKSAKQDALRALRDKQDLFEGGEGLIKLGPYRFHVNTQPLELTLVPRDGALYLQLTGSDYTQKLEDPELLKYRELWDQHLVSETRDVYRAEYLAAGLLMDAEEGKGGLTPTALYEAGAQGQLLERVRAYAADRFDEGYERGVHDADAAAILEKLLALHQGAGLLRFAPVPRAWAALYWAFDGDDTLRGVFHRRARSLARLRQAFDTGADLVALGDELGERVLAFLQGHGLTASPAEGRQAGRYLVEELAVDRPRFTTSREALALKDTFLAHLDRHGSRTAFDEDLRGLEKNLPERLRIARAWVDAFLAKREGGPGEAAHVALETAVVLLTERKLDRDAAGAITATEATGLLGSHPRIQDRKLSLRLDEFLARLGEFRQVRVPAYVAYRAYLRDLLDRERRKLRLEELTPKVLTSFVRNRLIDEVYLPLIGANLAKQLGAAGEGKRTDRMGMLLLMSPPGYGKTTLMEYVASRLGLTFVKVNGPALGHAVKSLDPAEAPNATARQEVERINLSFEMGNNVMLYLDDIQHTDPELLQKFISLCDGQRRVEGVWNGQTRTYDLRGKKFCVVMAGNPYTETGERFRIPDMLANRADTYNLGDILDGKEELFALSYLENALTSNPVLAPLATRDPQDVHRLIRMAKGEDVPSGELKHGYAAAELQEIIAVFQRLFRVQQVLLKVNLQYIASAAQDERFRTEPPFKLQGSYRNMGKLAEKVVSAMTDDELERRIDDHYQGESQTLTTAAEQNLLKLQEMRGRLTPEKAKRWEEIKQGFARVKRMGGKEDDPVARVTGQLGAIEEQLGSVRDAVVQAAAQANAPSEDTPVAPHLEALREAVLEVARVGREAAQKPPAPVQVSLPAAPQAPQAPATDLAPYLKHLAQLLKALTERVAAQAEAPTLRNAPMPQAPAPDFGPYMAQLSKAITALADRPVSVSLPTPAESLQRAANGPSPAELSRQIELVEGALLPLERAARRNVQGEGEGIKALQVWQGVTEALELLRGMLRR; this is translated from the coding sequence GAGGCGACGCTGGAGGGCGGCAGCTACGAGGTCATCCGTGCGCGCCTCCACTCCCAGGCGGACGCGCTGGCGACCCAGGCGAACGACCTCAACGCCCGGCGCAAGGCGCTGTTCGGCGGCACGGAACTCACCGTCATCGGCAACGAGCGGGTGCGCACGGAGAACAACTGCGTCCCCCGCGACATCGTCAGCGTCGGGAAGTACCTCCTCTTCGGCTACAACGTCTTCATCGGCCTGAAGAAGGAGACGAACGTCTCGGACGTCTTCTCGCTGCACCGCTTCGAGAAGACGGCCGAGGGCTTCGACCTGTCCGCCGTGCCTCCCACGGAGGCCGGCGGCTTCCTCGCGGACCCCCGGTTCGTGAAGGACTTTGGCGAGCTGTACAAGTACTACAAGGACGCGAAGCTGCTGCAGCTGCGGCGGCGGGACTCGCGCCTGCTCGCGGTGTTCCAGACGGGCCAGTCCGCGCGCGACCTCAAGGTCTTCCGCTTCAACGTGGACGTGGAGGGCCGCGCCACCTACGTGGACAACCAGGGCGAGCGCGACCACGTCTACCCGCCGTCACACGACTTCGAGTGGACGGTGGCCTCGCGCGAGCAGTACGTGCTGGGCCAGCACCCGCACGTCAACGTGCTGGATCAGGTCTTCGTGGAGACGGTGAAGGGCGACCTCACCGTCAAGGTGGAGAACAACACCGCCACCGGCCGGGGCATCTACAGCGAGCCGGTGGACGACCCGGACCAGTCGCTGGACGACGCGGAGTTCGCCTGGACGCAGGTGGGGGGCCTCATCCTCCTGCGCATCCTGCCGTTCCGGGAGAAGGCGTACCGCTACCTCGTCTTCAACTCGCGCACCCAGCACGTGGTGCGCATCGACGCCATCGGCCAGTCCTGCGTGCGGCTGCCGGAGGACCAGGGCATCGTCTTCCCGGGCGGCTACTACCTGCAGACGGGCGACTACAAGGTCTTCGACGGCGCGTCCGAAGGCATGGAGTTCCACCAGGCCGTGCGCTCGCCCAACGGGGAGGACGTGCTCTACGTCTTCCACCGCCGTGACGACGGCGCCTACATGCTCTTCCCGTACAACCTGGTGCGCAAGGAGGTGCAGACGCCGCTGCAGGCGAACGGCATGAGCCTCTTCGCGGACGGCGGGCTGGTGGTGTTCCGCGCCACGTCGCAGGAGCCCACCCGCGTGCACCCCATGCAGGTGTGGCAGACGCCGTTCGTCTCCGACGAGCACGCGGCGAAGCTGCCCCCGGCGCCGGGCTACCTGGGAAAGGTGGGCAACGCGGAGCTGGTGCGCGGCATCAGCGACGCGCTGACGCTGCCGCGCGTGGCGAAGACGGACAAGCCCACGCGCCGCACCTACGAGGACTTGGTCTCCGCGGCCACGCGCGCGCTGGACGCGTACTACTGGCTCTCCCACGCGGAGGTGGGGCTCCAGGAGCCCATCGAGCTGCTGCGCCGCACCTCCGAGCTCATCATCGACGAGTTCGAGAAGGTCCTCGCGATGCGCAAGCGCGCCGAGGAGTCGCTCGCGCAGGCCTCGCAGGCGCAGGAGACGCTGCTACTCAACGCGCAGCCGGAGGGGCTCACCGACGCGGAGGGCTTCATGCGCGCGCTGGCGGACCTGCGTCGGCACCGCGGGCACCTCATCACGCTGAAGGACGTGCGCTACATGGACCTGGGGCGCGTGGACGCCCTGGAGCAGGCGGTGGTGGCCGCGTCCGACGCGGTGAGCACCGCGTGCGTGGACTTCCTCCAGAAGGGTGAGGCGCTCCAGCCCCTGGCCACCCGGCTGGACGGGCTGATGGAGCGGCTGGAGCCGCTGACGACGACGGCGGAGCTGGCTCCGCTGGCCGAGGACGTGGAGCGCACCGGCCAGGGCCTGGAGGTCCTGGGTGAGGTGGTGGGCGGGCTCCAGGTGGGCGACCCGCTGGCGCGGGCCCGCATCCTCGAAGGCATCTCCGAGTTGTTCAGCCGCCTGAACCGCGTGCGCGCGGGGCTCCAGGCGAAGCGCAAGGAGCTGTCCGGCAAGGAGAAGCGCGCGGAGTTCGGCGCGCAGTTCAAGCTGCTGGGCCAGAGCATCGAGAACGCGCTGTCGCAGGCGGACTCGCCGGAGAAGTGCGACGAGGCGCTCTCCAAGCTCACCGTGCTGCTGGAGGAGCTGGAGGGCCGCTTCGGCGAGTTCGACGAGTTCCTGGGGCAAATTACCCAGAAGCGCGAGGAGCTGCTGGAGGCCTTCGGCGCGCGCAAGCAGGCGCTGGTGGACGAGCGGCAGCGCCGGGCCTCGGGCCTCTTCGGCGCGGCGGAGCGCATCCTCCAGGGCGTGCAGCGCCGGGCGAAGTCGTTCAAGGCGGACGACGAGCTCAACGCCTACTTCGCGTCCGACGCGATGATCCTCAAGCTGCGGCAGCTGGCGGAGCAGCTACTGGCGCTCCAGGACAGCGTCCGCGCGGATGAGGTGCTGTCGCGGGTGAAGTCCGCGAAGCAGGACGCCCTGCGCGCGCTGCGCGACAAGCAGGACCTGTTCGAGGGCGGCGAGGGGCTCATCAAGCTGGGGCCCTACCGCTTCCACGTGAACACCCAGCCGCTGGAGCTGACGCTGGTGCCGCGCGACGGCGCGCTGTACCTCCAGCTCACCGGCTCCGACTACACGCAGAAGCTGGAGGACCCGGAGCTCTTGAAGTACCGCGAGCTCTGGGATCAGCACCTGGTCTCCGAGACGCGCGACGTGTACCGCGCGGAGTACCTGGCCGCCGGGCTGCTGATGGACGCGGAGGAGGGGAAGGGTGGCCTCACGCCCACGGCGCTGTACGAGGCCGGCGCGCAGGGGCAGCTCCTGGAGCGCGTGCGCGCGTACGCGGCGGACCGCTTCGACGAGGGCTACGAGCGCGGCGTGCACGACGCGGACGCGGCGGCCATTCTCGAGAAGCTGCTCGCGCTGCACCAGGGCGCGGGCCTGCTGCGCTTCGCCCCGGTGCCTCGCGCCTGGGCCGCGCTGTACTGGGCGTTCGACGGGGACGACACGCTGCGCGGCGTGTTCCACCGGCGCGCCCGGAGCCTGGCGCGGCTGCGGCAGGCGTTCGACACCGGCGCGGACCTGGTGGCGTTGGGGGATGAGCTGGGCGAGCGCGTGCTCGCGTTCCTCCAGGGGCATGGCCTCACGGCTTCGCCCGCGGAGGGCCGGCAGGCGGGCCGCTACCTCGTGGAGGAGCTGGCGGTGGACCGGCCGCGCTTCACCACCAGCCGTGAGGCCCTGGCGCTGAAGGACACCTTCCTCGCGCACCTGGACCGGCACGGGTCGCGCACCGCGTTCGACGAAGATTTGCGCGGCCTGGAGAAGAACCTGCCGGAGCGCCTGCGCATCGCGCGCGCCTGGGTGGACGCGTTCCTCGCGAAGCGCGAGGGCGGCCCGGGCGAGGCGGCCCACGTCGCGCTGGAGACGGCGGTGGTGCTCCTCACGGAGCGCAAGCTGGACCGCGACGCGGCGGGCGCCATCACCGCCACGGAGGCCACGGGCCTCTTGGGCAGCCACCCGCGCATCCAGGACCGCAAGCTGTCCCTGCGCCTGGACGAGTTCCTGGCGCGGCTGGGCGAGTTCCGCCAGGTGCGCGTGCCCGCGTACGTGGCCTACCGCGCGTACCTGCGCGACCTGCTGGACCGCGAGCGGCGCAAGCTGCGGCTGGAGGAGCTGACGCCCAAGGTGCTCACGAGCTTCGTGCGCAACCGGCTCATCGACGAGGTGTACCTGCCGCTCATCGGCGCGAACCTGGCCAAGCAGCTGGGCGCGGCGGGCGAGGGCAAGCGCACGGACCGCATGGGCATGCTGCTGCTCATGTCGCCGCCGGGCTACGGCAAGACGACGCTGATGGAGTACGTGGCCAGCCGCCTGGGCCTCACCTTCGTGAAGGTGAACGGGCCGGCGCTGGGCCACGCCGTGAAGTCGCTGGACCCCGCGGAGGCGCCCAACGCCACCGCGCGGCAGGAGGTGGAGCGCATCAACCTGTCCTTCGAGATGGGCAACAACGTGATGCTCTACCTCGACGACATCCAGCACACGGACCCGGAGCTGCTCCAGAAGTTCATCTCCCTGTGCGATGGCCAGCGCCGCGTGGAGGGTGTCTGGAATGGCCAGACGCGCACGTACGACCTGCGCGGCAAGAAGTTCTGCGTGGTGATGGCGGGCAACCCGTACACGGAGACGGGCGAGCGCTTCCGCATCCCGGACATGCTCGCCAACCGCGCGGACACGTACAACCTGGGTGACATCCTGGACGGCAAGGAGGAGCTGTTCGCCCTCAGCTACCTGGAGAACGCGCTCACCTCCAACCCGGTGCTGGCGCCGCTGGCCACGCGCGATCCGCAGGACGTGCACCGCCTCATCCGGATGGCCAAGGGCGAGGACGTCCCCTCCGGCGAGCTGAAGCACGGCTACGCGGCCGCGGAGCTCCAGGAGATCATCGCCGTCTTCCAGCGGCTGTTCCGCGTGCAGCAGGTGCTGCTCAAGGTGAACCTCCAGTACATCGCGTCCGCCGCGCAGGACGAGCGCTTCCGGACGGAGCCGCCGTTCAAGCTGCAGGGCAGCTACCGCAACATGGGCAAGCTGGCTGAGAAGGTCGTCTCCGCGATGACGGACGACGAGCTGGAGCGCCGCATCGACGACCACTACCAGGGCGAATCCCAGACGCTCACCACGGCGGCGGAGCAGAACCTGCTCAAGCTCCAGGAGATGCGCGGGCGCCTGACGCCGGAGAAGGCGAAGCGCTGGGAGGAGATCAAGCAGGGCTTCGCCCGCGTGAAGCGCATGGGGGGCAAGGAGGACGACCCCGTGGCGCGCGTCACCGGACAGCTGGGCGCCATCGAGGAACAGCTGGGCTCCGTGCGCGACGCGGTGGTGCAGGCCGCCGCGCAGGCGAACGCCCCCAGCGAGGACACGCCCGTGGCCCCGCACCTGGAGGCCCTGCGCGAGGCCGTGCTGGAGGTGGCCCGCGTGGGCCGCGAGGCCGCCCAGAAGCCGCCCGCCCCGGTGCAGGTGTCCCTCCCGGCCGCGCCCCAGGCCCCCCAGGCTCCGGCCACGGACCTGGCCCCGTACCTCAAGCACCTGGCGCAGCTGCTCAAGGCCCTCACGGAGCGCGTGGCCGCGCAGGCGGAGGCGCCCACGCTGCGCAACGCGCCCATGCCCCAGGCGCCCGCGCCGGACTTCGGCCCGTACATGGCGCAGCTCTCCAAGGCCATCACGGCGCTGGCGGACCGGCCGGTGTCGGTGTCCCTGCCCACCCCCGCGGAGTCGCTCCAGCGCGCCGCGAACGGCCCGTCCCCGGCGGAGCTCAGCCGGCAGATTGAACTGGTGGAGGGCGCGCTGCTGCCACTGGAGCGCGCCGCCCGCCGCAACGTGCAGGGCGAGGGCGAGGGCATCAAGGCGCTCCAGGTCTGGCAGGGCGTCACCGAGGCCCTGGAGCTCCTGCGCGGCATGCTGCGGCGGTAG